One stretch of Bosea vaviloviae DNA includes these proteins:
- a CDS encoding RNA methyltransferase, whose amino-acid sequence MTGSGTDRTRPPTTAPAPVIILVEPQMAENIGMCARAMANFGLSEMRLVAPRDGWPTGGGLKKGATSAASGATHILENARLFPDTASAIADLNHVLATTARERGQMKRVVTPAEAMPPLTERVSAGERVGILFGRERIGLTNEEISFADAILTFPVNPAFASLNLAQAVLLASYEWFKATSGEPPFRESNTSPPATRETILSMFDYVEGELDICGFFPPGKKPVMTANLRDILHRLSLTEQEARTLRGLFKSLAEGPRRLRVPKSENGE is encoded by the coding sequence ATGACTGGATCCGGCACAGACCGCACACGCCCGCCGACCACGGCACCGGCCCCGGTCATCATCCTGGTCGAACCGCAGATGGCCGAGAACATCGGCATGTGCGCCCGCGCCATGGCAAATTTCGGCCTGTCGGAGATGCGCCTCGTCGCACCGCGCGACGGCTGGCCGACGGGCGGCGGCCTGAAGAAGGGCGCGACTTCCGCAGCCTCTGGCGCGACCCATATCCTGGAGAACGCCAGGCTCTTTCCAGACACCGCCTCGGCCATCGCCGATCTCAACCATGTGCTCGCCACCACCGCCCGCGAGCGCGGCCAGATGAAGCGCGTGGTCACGCCGGCCGAGGCGATGCCGCCGCTCACGGAGCGTGTCAGCGCGGGCGAACGCGTCGGCATCCTATTCGGGCGCGAGCGCATCGGCCTGACCAATGAGGAGATCAGCTTCGCCGACGCGATCCTCACCTTCCCGGTCAATCCGGCCTTCGCCTCGCTCAACCTGGCGCAGGCCGTGCTGCTCGCCAGCTATGAATGGTTCAAGGCGACCAGCGGCGAACCGCCCTTCCGCGAGAGCAACACCTCGCCGCCGGCGACGCGCGAGACGATCCTGTCGATGTTCGATTATGTCGAGGGCGAGCTCGACATCTGCGGCTTCTTTCCACCGGGCAAGAAGCCGGTGATGACCGCCAATCTGCGCGACATCCTGCATCGGCTGAGCCTGACCGAGCAGGAGGCGCGCACCTTGCGCGGCCTGTTCAAGTCGCTCGCCGAGGGGCCGCGGCGGCTGCGCGTGCCGAAGAGCGAAAACGGCGAGTAA
- a CDS encoding flavin monoamine oxidase family protein, translating to MLDRRSLLTGASAMAATLAGTGRNASAADVDVVIIGAGAAGIAAAHGLKVAGRTVILLEARNRIGGRAFTDTSLGPAYDAGAMFIHWAERNPWVQIARELGVETPNEPWGSGFRVFADGKPMPETDRLKRRSAFGQIDRRLETVDLTKRDLSIAELLGDLGPDMAPVASSGLLLSIGEESERISARDYQRLWAGDDLVVPSGYGNLVTRHGAGLDIRLNEPVSTIAWDGPGVVVTSPSGSLRASACIVTVPVGVLKASTIRFTPELPATTRDALSGIGMGALTKIALKVEGERFGVTAGMSFLEAGSPKTLMNFDLFPDDQDIVIGYFGGDHARDLAKAGTAEAQAHVTDLLSQMLGGDVRKAVKACSFPAWWTDPFSLGSYSVCLPGRETARDALAQPIGGRIFIAGEATAGGGAMTVGGATLAGRVAAAAVARLKA from the coding sequence ATGCTCGATCGCCGGAGCCTCTTGACCGGAGCCAGCGCCATGGCGGCCACGCTTGCCGGAACGGGGCGCAATGCCTCGGCCGCCGATGTCGACGTCGTCATCATCGGCGCGGGTGCGGCCGGCATCGCCGCCGCCCATGGCCTGAAGGTGGCGGGCCGCACGGTGATCCTGCTCGAAGCCCGCAACCGCATCGGCGGCCGTGCCTTCACCGATACCTCACTCGGCCCCGCCTATGACGCCGGTGCGATGTTCATCCACTGGGCCGAGCGCAACCCCTGGGTCCAGATCGCCCGCGAACTCGGCGTCGAGACGCCGAACGAACCCTGGGGCAGCGGCTTCCGGGTCTTCGCCGACGGCAAGCCCATGCCGGAGACCGACCGGCTGAAGCGCCGCAGCGCCTTCGGGCAGATCGACCGCAGGCTGGAGACTGTCGATCTGACCAAGCGCGACCTTTCGATCGCCGAACTGCTCGGCGATCTCGGCCCCGACATGGCCCCGGTCGCCTCCTCGGGCCTGCTGCTCTCGATCGGCGAGGAATCGGAGCGCATCTCGGCGCGCGATTACCAACGGCTCTGGGCGGGCGACGACCTCGTCGTGCCCTCCGGCTATGGCAACCTCGTCACGCGCCATGGCGCGGGTCTCGACATCCGCTTGAACGAGCCGGTCAGCACGATCGCCTGGGATGGACCGGGCGTCGTCGTCACCAGCCCCTCCGGCAGCTTGCGGGCGAGTGCCTGCATCGTCACGGTGCCGGTCGGCGTGCTGAAGGCGAGCACGATCCGCTTCACGCCCGAATTGCCGGCGACCACACGCGACGCGCTCTCCGGCATCGGCATGGGCGCATTGACCAAGATCGCGCTCAAGGTCGAAGGCGAGCGCTTCGGCGTGACTGCGGGCATGAGCTTCCTTGAGGCCGGCTCGCCGAAGACGCTGATGAATTTCGACCTGTTCCCAGATGATCAGGACATCGTCATCGGCTATTTCGGCGGCGACCATGCCCGCGACCTCGCGAAGGCCGGCACGGCCGAGGCACAGGCCCATGTCACCGATCTGCTCTCGCAGATGCTCGGCGGCGATGTCCGCAAGGCGGTCAAGGCCTGCTCCTTCCCGGCCTGGTGGACCGACCCGTTCTCGCTCGGCTCCTATTCGGTTTGCCTGCCCGGCCGGGAGACGGCGCGCGACGCGCTGGCCCAGCCGATCGGCGGGCGCATCTTCATCGCAGGCGAGGCAACGGCCGGCGGCGGCGCGATGACGGTCGGCGGCGCGACGCTGGCCGGGCGGGTGGCAGCCGCGGCGGTCGCGCGGCTGAAGGCCTGA
- a CDS encoding TonB-dependent hemoglobin/transferrin/lactoferrin family receptor, whose translation MSLSCGDKDWTWAMGDYSGRLRGGVALGSLMLALMAGPAYAQQQSRSQPAASAANPDSPVVLDQINVQGEGVPGGTLLNGPTTTRTTRQELDREQVQNLSDLANRVEAGISFNRQNNSLNIRGLDGARVLTTIDGIRQPFLIDTRISRGAQNAFDFDSLSTLDLLRGGSGASTLGGGALGGALAVRTLDPEDLLRNGRSYGTLAKTGYDSTDRAWFGSGAVAARMGNTSVLLQGGFRDGHEIDSKGSNKSIGATRTAPNPSDFNQYNFLGKIYQEVGDHRFGLTAEFFKRADRTQVRNNTVSLTGNFRPGAYQSGEDVERNRVSLTYDYKRPGGFIDEAHATLYWQRLKRDDLTNAWRFTSIVGPYARDNSNEENAYGFNGHVLKNFQTGVLSHRVTLGTELRTTSLEQYSAGVDNCPARPASGAFAGALATCNNLFTNQADQPKIDGKLVGLYAHDEIGLIDNRLRITPGVRFDWYEEKPQDTPAYTNGGSRPVGLPPSSSDTGWSPRIRLEYDILKNAPLVKDVTVFAQWAKTFRAPTADELYGRFGGPSTYLRTGNPNLRPEVGNGIDVGLRFGNKQLGGSITYFHTNYRNFIETYQVQAPGVGGLYPQGGITGYQNINRAEIQGFEANGQYGFAPNWLVRGSFAYTRGKNKDNDTFLNSIPPVQGIVAIAYGTDVWGAEVSTKLAAARDDVSTVSGGTGFNAPGYAIFNASAWWRPLPQVADLELQVGVYNIFDRKYFDAVNVPLARPQARDYYSEPGRTVKATMKYQF comes from the coding sequence ATGTCGCTGAGCTGCGGTGACAAGGACTGGACTTGGGCGATGGGCGATTATTCCGGTAGACTGCGCGGGGGCGTGGCGCTTGGAAGCTTGATGTTGGCTTTGATGGCTGGGCCGGCTTACGCGCAGCAACAAAGCCGCTCGCAACCGGCGGCCAGCGCGGCCAATCCGGACAGTCCGGTGGTTCTCGACCAGATCAATGTGCAGGGCGAGGGCGTGCCCGGTGGAACGCTGCTCAACGGGCCGACCACGACGCGCACGACACGCCAGGAGCTCGACCGCGAGCAAGTTCAGAACCTCTCCGATCTCGCCAATCGCGTCGAAGCCGGCATCAGTTTCAACCGCCAGAACAACTCGCTCAACATCCGCGGCCTCGACGGCGCCCGTGTGCTGACGACGATCGACGGTATCCGCCAACCCTTCCTGATCGACACGCGCATCAGTCGCGGCGCCCAGAACGCTTTCGATTTCGATTCGCTCTCGACGCTCGACCTGCTTCGCGGCGGCAGCGGCGCCAGCACGCTGGGCGGCGGGGCGCTCGGCGGCGCGCTTGCCGTGCGCACGCTCGACCCGGAGGACCTGCTCCGCAACGGCCGTTCCTATGGCACGCTCGCCAAGACCGGCTATGACAGCACGGACCGGGCCTGGTTCGGCAGCGGTGCTGTCGCCGCCCGCATGGGCAACACCTCCGTCCTGCTGCAGGGCGGCTTCCGCGACGGCCACGAGATCGACAGCAAGGGCTCGAACAAGAGCATCGGCGCAACGCGCACGGCGCCGAACCCGAGCGACTTCAACCAGTACAATTTCCTCGGCAAGATCTATCAGGAGGTCGGCGACCATCGCTTCGGCCTCACCGCCGAGTTCTTCAAGCGCGCGGATCGCACCCAGGTCCGGAACAACACGGTCTCGCTGACCGGCAATTTCCGTCCGGGCGCCTATCAGAGCGGCGAGGACGTCGAGCGCAACCGGGTCTCGCTGACCTATGACTACAAGCGGCCCGGCGGCTTCATCGACGAGGCGCATGCGACGCTCTACTGGCAGCGGCTGAAGCGTGACGACCTCACCAACGCCTGGCGCTTCACGAGCATCGTCGGACCCTATGCCCGCGACAATTCCAACGAAGAGAACGCCTACGGCTTCAATGGCCATGTGCTGAAGAACTTCCAGACCGGCGTGCTGTCGCACCGCGTCACGCTCGGCACCGAGCTGCGCACCACTTCGCTGGAGCAGTACTCGGCCGGCGTCGACAACTGCCCGGCGCGTCCGGCGTCGGGTGCGTTCGCGGGGGCGCTCGCCACCTGCAACAACCTCTTCACCAACCAGGCCGACCAGCCGAAGATCGACGGAAAGCTCGTCGGCCTTTACGCGCATGACGAGATCGGGCTCATCGACAATCGCCTGCGCATCACGCCCGGCGTGCGTTTCGACTGGTACGAGGAAAAGCCGCAGGATACGCCGGCCTACACGAATGGCGGCTCGCGTCCGGTCGGTTTGCCGCCGTCATCGAGCGACACGGGCTGGTCGCCGCGCATCCGGCTCGAATACGACATCCTGAAGAATGCGCCCCTGGTGAAGGACGTTACCGTCTTCGCGCAATGGGCCAAGACCTTCCGCGCGCCGACGGCGGACGAACTCTATGGCCGCTTCGGCGGGCCCTCCACCTATCTGCGCACCGGCAATCCGAATCTGCGTCCTGAAGTCGGCAACGGCATCGATGTCGGCTTGCGCTTCGGTAACAAGCAGCTCGGCGGCTCGATCACCTATTTCCACACCAACTACCGCAATTTCATCGAGACCTATCAAGTTCAGGCTCCGGGCGTCGGTGGGCTGTATCCGCAAGGCGGCATCACCGGCTATCAGAATATCAACCGCGCGGAGATCCAAGGTTTCGAAGCGAACGGCCAATACGGCTTTGCGCCGAATTGGCTGGTGCGCGGCTCCTTCGCCTATACCCGCGGCAAGAACAAGGACAACGACACCTTCCTGAACTCGATCCCGCCGGTGCAGGGCATCGTCGCGATCGCTTATGGCACCGATGTCTGGGGGGCCGAGGTTTCGACCAAGCTGGCGGCGGCGCGTGACGACGTCTCGACTGTGTCAGGGGGCACCGGCTTCAACGCGCCGGGCTATGCGATCTTCAATGCTTCGGCGTGGTGGCGGCCGCTGCCGCAGGTCGCGGATCTCGAATTGCAGGTCGGCGTCTACAACATCTTCGACCGCAAGTATTTCGATGCCGTCAATGTCCCGCTCGCACGTCCCCAGGCGCGCGACTACTACAGCGAGCCCGGCCGGACCGTGAAGGCGACGATGAAGTACCAGTTCTGA
- a CDS encoding methyl-accepting chemotaxis protein: MAMINLNNIKIGTKFVSAIILMGLIGLGACLYAGQQMKQVDTDYSVMLDTRPKAILASARAARTANDLIAQTYKIIAYPAGAPGSVEAKAQGEASYKDTLAYLSEAATILPEMKERFEGFATQARGLKASVDQAIQLGEQDENTKALAVMSTLDGKLRGLVGEIVASNAAMIKDLDARSNALTATTEHTATVTLAASVAGLLLGLAGATLMSSRTITRPLDRLKLAMSELAAGNFDTAVEGAARKDEVGAMAKTVLVFKQNGLEMRRLEEETAQSRTASETQRQQTERDRAANARDQERLATEQREVMDLLAGGLDMLSKGDLTCRIDSDVAAAYEKLRDDFNTAVARLSETVSTIQATSTDVGNSAREINMGADDLSKRTEEQASSLEETAATTEELAASVKASAAASRQAVALAEQAMSVAEKGGAIVTNAVDAMARIELASKKISDITSVIDEIAFQTNLLALNAAVEAARAGDAGKGFAVVASEVRTLAQRSGDAAKDITALIGESGREVEQGVALVRSAGEALNQIVEASRKVSATVTDISAASAEQANGIDEMSQTVAHMDEMTQQNAALAEESAASATSLLSQIQRLNGLVATFRTDSSSAGQQAPAVQPQRRYAA; encoded by the coding sequence ATGGCCATGATCAACCTGAACAATATCAAGATCGGTACGAAATTCGTCAGCGCCATCATCCTGATGGGTCTGATCGGGCTGGGTGCCTGCCTCTATGCCGGCCAGCAGATGAAGCAGGTCGACACCGACTACTCCGTCATGCTGGACACCCGCCCCAAGGCTATTCTGGCCAGCGCGCGCGCCGCACGGACGGCGAACGACCTGATCGCGCAAACCTACAAGATCATCGCCTACCCCGCCGGTGCGCCCGGGAGCGTCGAGGCCAAGGCGCAAGGCGAGGCCTCCTACAAGGACACCCTCGCTTACCTCAGCGAGGCAGCCACGATCCTGCCGGAGATGAAGGAGCGTTTCGAGGGCTTCGCCACGCAGGCGCGCGGCTTGAAGGCCTCCGTCGACCAGGCCATCCAGCTTGGAGAGCAGGATGAGAACACCAAGGCGCTGGCGGTGATGAGCACGCTGGACGGCAAGCTTCGCGGGCTCGTCGGAGAGATCGTCGCCTCCAATGCGGCGATGATCAAGGATCTCGACGCCAGATCCAATGCTTTGACCGCGACGACCGAGCACACCGCTACCGTCACCCTGGCCGCCAGCGTCGCAGGGCTTCTGCTCGGGCTCGCCGGCGCCACCCTGATGTCCTCGCGCACCATCACGCGCCCGTTGGATCGCTTGAAGCTTGCGATGAGCGAGCTCGCCGCCGGCAATTTCGACACGGCCGTCGAGGGCGCCGCCCGCAAGGACGAAGTCGGCGCCATGGCCAAGACCGTGCTCGTCTTCAAGCAGAACGGCCTCGAAATGCGGCGGCTGGAAGAGGAGACCGCGCAATCCCGCACCGCCTCCGAGACGCAGCGCCAGCAGACCGAGCGCGACCGCGCCGCCAATGCCCGCGACCAGGAGCGCCTCGCCACGGAACAGCGCGAGGTTATGGATCTGCTCGCCGGGGGCCTCGACATGCTGTCCAAGGGCGACCTGACCTGCCGGATCGATAGCGATGTCGCAGCCGCCTATGAGAAGCTCCGCGACGACTTCAACACGGCCGTCGCCCGCCTCAGCGAGACGGTCTCGACGATCCAGGCCACCTCGACCGATGTCGGAAACTCCGCCCGCGAGATCAATATGGGCGCCGACGACCTGTCGAAGCGCACCGAGGAGCAGGCCTCCTCGCTCGAAGAGACCGCAGCCACCACAGAGGAACTCGCAGCCTCGGTGAAGGCCTCGGCGGCAGCCTCCAGGCAGGCGGTCGCGCTGGCCGAACAGGCCATGTCGGTCGCGGAGAAGGGCGGCGCCATCGTCACCAATGCGGTCGATGCGATGGCGCGGATCGAACTCGCCTCGAAGAAGATTTCGGACATCACCTCGGTGATCGACGAGATCGCCTTCCAGACCAATCTGCTGGCACTTAACGCCGCAGTCGAGGCCGCCCGCGCCGGCGACGCCGGCAAGGGCTTTGCCGTCGTCGCCTCCGAGGTCCGCACGCTGGCGCAGCGCTCTGGCGACGCCGCCAAGGACATCACGGCGCTGATCGGCGAATCCGGCCGCGAGGTCGAGCAGGGCGTGGCGCTGGTGCGCTCCGCCGGCGAGGCGCTCAACCAGATCGTCGAAGCCTCGCGCAAGGTCTCCGCGACCGTGACCGACATCTCGGCCGCTTCGGCCGAGCAGGCCAACGGCATCGACGAGATGAGCCAGACCGTGGCGCATATGGATGAGATGACCCAGCAGAACGCGGCGCTCGCCGAGGAAAGCGCGGCCTCGGCGACATCGCTGCTGAGCCAGATCCAGCGCCTCAACGGCCTGGTCGCGACCTTCCGGACCGATAGCAGCTCAGCCGGCCAGCAAGCCCCTGCGGTGCAGCCGCAGCGCCGCTACGCCGCCTGA